CTGATCGAGGCCGACCCGGACCGCTTCCACCGGATCGACGCGACGCGGAGCCGCGAGGCGGTCGTCGCGGAGGCACGTGCCATCGTCTCGGAGCTGCTCTAGGAGGGTGATCGGCGAGTCATCCGGGAAGGGCGTGTCACTCCAGACAGACGTACGTCTTGGTGTCCGCCACGCCGTCTAACTCCCGGACCCGCGTCGCGACGGAGTTGATGACGTCGTACACCTCCGTCGATTCGGCCTCCACGATCACGTCGAAATCGCCGGCGACGACGCTCGCGACGGAGA
The genomic region above belongs to Natronomonas moolapensis 8.8.11 and contains:
- a CDS encoding Lrp/AsnC ligand binding domain-containing protein; protein product: MVKAATGDAGGLSERLAGIDHVSVASVVAGDFDVIVEAESTEVYDVINSVATRVRELDGVADTKTYVCLE